One Sediminicola sp. YIK13 DNA segment encodes these proteins:
- a CDS encoding Gfo/Idh/MocA family protein, with the protein MLKVGVLGAGHLGKIHLRLLNESQKYNLVGFYDPDAINGEKVANEFGYTYFDNINKLIDAVDVVDIVTPTLSHFDCAKKAMKKGRHVFIEKPITNTYEEAEELLALEKKHGIKGQVGHVERFNPAFSAVKDKIQNPMFIETHRLAEFNPRGTDVPVVLDLMIHDIDAILSVVNSEVKQINASGVSVISNSPDIANARIEFENGCVANLTASRISLKNMRKSRFFQRDAYISVDFLEKKVEVVKMKDAPETPGDFDMVLQNAEGEKKQIYFENPTISANNAILDELETFADAINNNTTPIVSLYQGTQALKVALQVIASFEKK; encoded by the coding sequence ATGCTCAAGGTTGGAGTCCTGGGAGCAGGACATTTAGGTAAAATTCATTTGCGCCTTTTGAATGAATCCCAGAAATATAATCTGGTTGGCTTTTATGATCCGGATGCCATCAATGGGGAAAAGGTGGCCAACGAATTTGGATACACCTATTTTGACAATATCAATAAACTAATTGACGCAGTGGATGTGGTAGACATAGTCACTCCTACCCTTTCCCATTTTGATTGTGCAAAAAAAGCCATGAAAAAGGGAAGGCATGTATTTATAGAAAAGCCCATTACCAATACCTACGAGGAAGCAGAAGAATTATTGGCATTGGAAAAAAAGCATGGTATAAAAGGACAGGTGGGACATGTAGAACGCTTTAATCCTGCGTTTTCGGCGGTAAAGGATAAGATACAAAACCCAATGTTTATAGAAACCCATAGACTCGCAGAATTCAACCCGAGGGGAACCGATGTTCCTGTGGTGCTAGATCTTATGATCCATGATATAGATGCCATCCTCAGCGTTGTAAATTCCGAGGTAAAGCAAATTAATGCCAGTGGGGTTTCAGTGATAAGCAACTCTCCTGATATTGCCAATGCCAGGATAGAATTTGAAAATGGGTGCGTGGCCAATCTAACCGCCAGTAGAATCTCACTAAAAAATATGCGTAAATCGAGATTCTTTCAGCGAGACGCCTACATATCTGTAGACTTTCTCGAGAAAAAAGTAGAGGTGGTAAAAATGAAGGATGCTCCGGAAACCCCAGGAGATTTTGATATGGTGCTGCAGAATGCAGAAGGTGAAAAGAAACAGATTTATTTTGAAAATCCAACCATATCGGCTAACAATGCCATTTTAGATGAGTTGGAAACCTTTGCAGATGCCATTAACAACAATACAACTCCCATAGTCTCTCTATACCAAGGAACACAAGCATTAAAGGTAGCCCTACAAGTAATAGCTTCTTTTGAAAAGAAATAA
- a CDS encoding 3-hydroxyacyl-CoA dehydrogenase family protein, translated as MKNIAVIGAGTMGNGIAHVFAQNGYKVNLIDISQASLDKGMAVIEKNLDRMVSKETITDGEKLNTLKNITTYTALKEGVKNMDLVVEAATENVEIKLNIFRELDGICNPETVLATNTSSISITQIGAVTKRADKVIGMHFMNPVPIMKLVEIIRGYNTSDEVTRNIMELSKKLGKTPTEVNDYPGFVANRILMPMINEAIETLYNGVAGVSEIDTVMKLGMAHPMGPLQLADFIGLDVCLSILNVMYDGFKNPKYAPCPLLVNMVMAKKLGIKSGEGFYDYSESKKAEKVSAQFI; from the coding sequence ATGAAAAATATTGCAGTTATAGGTGCTGGCACCATGGGTAATGGTATAGCACACGTTTTTGCCCAAAATGGTTATAAGGTAAACCTAATAGATATTTCACAAGCGTCATTAGACAAGGGAATGGCGGTTATTGAAAAAAATCTGGACAGAATGGTTTCAAAAGAGACCATTACGGATGGAGAAAAATTAAATACCCTTAAAAACATTACCACCTATACAGCTCTTAAGGAAGGAGTGAAAAATATGGATTTGGTAGTGGAAGCTGCTACCGAAAATGTGGAGATCAAATTAAATATCTTCAGGGAGTTGGACGGAATCTGCAACCCTGAAACTGTTTTGGCCACCAATACCTCCTCTATTTCCATAACGCAGATAGGAGCTGTTACCAAAAGAGCAGATAAGGTTATTGGAATGCATTTTATGAACCCCGTTCCCATCATGAAATTGGTTGAAATTATTCGAGGCTACAATACCTCTGACGAAGTGACCAGGAACATCATGGAATTATCTAAAAAATTAGGTAAAACACCAACTGAGGTCAACGATTATCCAGGATTTGTGGCAAATAGGATCTTGATGCCAATGATCAACGAGGCTATCGAAACCCTTTACAACGGTGTTGCAGGGGTTTCTGAAATAGATACGGTGATGAAATTGGGAATGGCGCATCCAATGGGTCCTTTGCAATTGGCAGATTTTATAGGTCTGGATGTATGTCTTTCTATTCTTAATGTCATGTATGACGGCTTTAAAAACCCTAAATATGCACCATGCCCCCTGTTGGTGAACATGGTCATGGCAAAAAAATTAGGAATCAAATCCGGAGAAGGCTTTTATGATTACTCGGAATCCAAAAAAGCGGAAAAAGTTTCCGCACAATTCATTTAG
- a CDS encoding DUF1015 domain-containing protein → MAIIKAFKAIRPAKDKAPFLASRSYEDYTVKELNAILTYNPFSFLHIINPGFKFDKKVSGGERLRLIRNRYLEFLEDEILIRDTQPSFYLYKIEKEDFSCCGLFCGTSVEDYKNNVIKKHEDTIKHRVNLFAVYLKNVSFNAEPVLMTYPDNATIGELIGEVKNREPEYRFSTTDKATHTLWTITKEEDILKLQDEFSKIDSLYIADGHHRSASSMIFANKSKKGNPGHTGMEPYNYFMSYLIPESEIKIFEFNRLVKDLNGLTKEEFLIELDTYFKIEKKGNALYKPMEKHQFSMYLDGDFYALQLRKQIFKFTDALSRLDTQILYKTILEPILGISDLRKDKRIKYGFGKNNIFNMKDEIDKGHFMVGFGMVPVSIDELKDIADAGLVMPPKSTYIEPKIRSGLTIYEL, encoded by the coding sequence ATGGCCATTATCAAGGCTTTTAAGGCTATTAGACCAGCGAAGGATAAAGCTCCCTTTTTAGCTTCCCGTTCCTATGAGGACTATACCGTTAAAGAACTAAATGCCATCCTGACTTATAATCCATTTTCGTTTTTACATATTATAAATCCAGGTTTTAAATTTGATAAAAAGGTATCTGGAGGGGAACGTTTAAGACTTATCAGGAATAGGTACCTGGAGTTTTTAGAGGATGAAATCCTTATACGGGATACGCAACCATCCTTTTATCTTTATAAAATAGAAAAGGAAGATTTTAGTTGTTGCGGTCTGTTCTGTGGTACCAGTGTTGAAGACTATAAGAATAATGTGATCAAAAAACACGAGGATACCATTAAGCATAGAGTAAACCTTTTTGCAGTATACTTGAAGAATGTAAGCTTTAATGCGGAACCGGTATTAATGACCTATCCCGACAATGCTACCATTGGAGAACTTATTGGCGAGGTAAAAAACAGGGAACCCGAATATCGATTTTCAACGACCGATAAAGCTACCCATACACTTTGGACTATTACCAAGGAAGAAGATATTTTAAAATTACAGGATGAATTCAGTAAGATAGACTCTCTTTATATTGCAGATGGTCACCATAGAAGTGCTTCCTCTATGATTTTTGCCAATAAGAGCAAAAAAGGCAATCCGGGACACACCGGTATGGAACCCTACAACTATTTCATGAGCTACCTGATCCCAGAGTCAGAGATCAAGATATTTGAGTTTAATAGATTGGTAAAGGACCTAAATGGTTTGACGAAGGAGGAATTCTTAATTGAATTGGATACTTATTTCAAAATAGAAAAGAAAGGGAATGCCCTATACAAACCAATGGAAAAGCATCAGTTTAGTATGTATTTGGATGGTGATTTTTATGCGTTGCAATTGAGAAAGCAAATTTTCAAGTTCACTGATGCCCTGAGCAGATTGGACACACAAATACTATATAAAACTATCTTAGAACCAATTTTGGGCATATCAGATCTAAGAAAAGATAAAAGAATCAAATATGGTTTTGGCAAGAACAATATCTTCAATATGAAAGATGAAATAGATAAGGGTCATTTTATGGTTGGTTTTGGAATGGTTCCAGTCTCTATTGATGAACTCAAGGATATTGCTGATGCTGGATTGGTAATGCCTCCAAAAAGCACATATATTGAACCTAAAATAAGAAGTGGGCTAACCATCTATGAACTATAG
- a CDS encoding YggS family pyridoxal phosphate-dependent enzyme, producing the protein MTIKDNLQEILTSIPKSVTLVAVSKTKPEKDIQEAYDAGQRVFGENKIQEMTRKWENLPKDIQWHMIGHVQTNKVKYMAEYVSLVHGVDSLKLLKEINKQAKKHNRIVDCLLQIHIAEEDTKFGLDETELKDLLNSDTFGKLQNIKVVGLMGMATFTDDKNQIRREFKHLKTQFDKLKATLPKIDTLSMGMSGDYLIAIEEGSTMIRIGSSIFGERNYN; encoded by the coding sequence ATGACCATTAAAGATAATTTACAAGAAATACTTACCTCCATCCCAAAATCTGTAACTTTAGTTGCCGTATCAAAAACTAAGCCTGAGAAAGATATTCAAGAAGCGTATGATGCGGGCCAAAGGGTATTTGGCGAAAACAAGATACAGGAAATGACCCGAAAATGGGAGAATCTGCCCAAGGATATCCAATGGCATATGATTGGGCATGTACAGACCAATAAAGTAAAGTACATGGCAGAATATGTTTCCTTGGTTCATGGAGTGGATAGCTTGAAACTTCTAAAGGAAATTAACAAACAGGCAAAAAAGCACAATCGTATTGTAGATTGTCTGTTGCAAATCCATATTGCTGAGGAGGACACCAAATTTGGATTGGACGAAACAGAACTAAAGGATTTGTTGAATTCAGACACCTTTGGGAAATTACAGAATATAAAGGTTGTGGGGTTAATGGGCATGGCCACCTTTACAGATGATAAAAATCAGATCCGTAGAGAATTCAAACACCTTAAAACACAATTTGATAAATTAAAGGCAACGTTACCAAAGATTGACACCTTGTCCATGGGAATGAGTGGCGACTACCTAATAGCCATTGAAGAAGGTAGTACTATGATCCGAATAGGAAGTAGTATTTTTGGGGAAAGAAACTACAATTAA
- a CDS encoding exonuclease domain-containing protein, producing MYVILDIETTGGKYNEEGITEIAIHRFDGHEVVDQFISLINPEKEIQPFVVNLTGINNKMLRTAPKFYEVAKRIVEITSDAVIVAHNAQFDYRILRTEFRRLGFNFERKTLCTVDLSKKLIPDQESYSLGKLVRSLGIPVSDRHRANGDALATLKLFKLLLSKDNDKSIVKEITKAATLGELSPTQLDIVEQLPSIRGVYYMHNKDGEIIYLGNSGNIKKRVNQHFTNDGSKARKIQKETKTVTFERTGSELVALLKENEELQRNNPKYNTYSKRKLFSYGIYKRTNPDGYFSLSTERINKSSDLVATFNSIHAAQNFLYKITEEFQLCDKLNGISQAKTNCSKHTSGICLGACIQKEKTAPYNERVNLALETYSISKKNMILIDKGRELGEKSGILIKNGVFVGLGFFDLNYQINKIKILETIITPMEDNANTTFLIESHLRKGKIAKIVTL from the coding sequence ATGTACGTAATACTCGATATAGAAACAACCGGCGGCAAATACAATGAGGAGGGAATCACAGAGATTGCCATTCACAGATTTGACGGACACGAAGTTGTGGACCAGTTCATAAGTCTTATCAACCCTGAAAAGGAAATACAGCCGTTCGTAGTAAACCTGACCGGCATTAACAATAAGATGTTGCGAACAGCGCCCAAATTTTATGAGGTTGCAAAACGAATTGTTGAAATAACCTCAGACGCGGTAATCGTAGCACACAACGCCCAATTCGATTATAGAATCCTTAGAACCGAATTCCGTAGGTTGGGTTTTAATTTCGAACGTAAAACCTTATGTACGGTTGATCTTTCAAAAAAATTAATTCCCGATCAGGAATCGTACAGCTTGGGGAAATTGGTACGTTCCTTGGGCATCCCTGTCAGTGATAGGCACAGGGCCAATGGCGATGCTTTGGCTACCTTAAAACTATTTAAATTGTTATTGTCAAAGGACAACGACAAGTCCATTGTAAAGGAAATTACCAAAGCAGCTACATTGGGGGAGCTCTCCCCCACCCAATTGGATATTGTAGAACAACTCCCATCTATCAGGGGGGTTTATTATATGCACAACAAGGATGGGGAAATTATTTACTTGGGTAATTCAGGAAATATAAAAAAGCGGGTAAATCAGCACTTTACCAATGATGGATCCAAGGCCAGAAAAATACAAAAAGAGACGAAAACAGTAACCTTTGAGCGCACTGGAAGTGAATTGGTGGCTCTTTTAAAGGAAAATGAAGAGCTGCAAAGAAACAATCCAAAATACAATACCTATTCCAAGCGAAAGCTTTTTTCTTATGGTATCTATAAGCGCACAAACCCTGATGGTTATTTCTCCCTTAGTACTGAAAGGATCAATAAAAGCTCAGACCTTGTGGCAACCTTTAACAGCATCCATGCTGCCCAAAATTTCCTTTACAAAATTACGGAAGAATTTCAGTTGTGTGATAAATTAAATGGAATTTCCCAGGCTAAGACAAATTGTTCCAAACATACCTCAGGTATATGCTTAGGGGCATGCATCCAAAAAGAGAAAACAGCACCATATAATGAAAGGGTCAACCTGGCACTGGAAACTTATTCCATCTCAAAGAAGAATATGATTCTAATTGATAAAGGTCGGGAATTGGGTGAAAAAAGCGGAATTCTGATTAAAAATGGTGTTTTTGTGGGGCTTGGATTTTTTGATTTGAATTATCAGATCAATAAAATTAAAATTTTGGAAACCATCATTACCCCTATGGAAGATAACGCCAATACCACCTTTCTAATTGAATCACATCTTAGAAAAGGAAAGATTGCTAAAAT